Sequence from the Fictibacillus arsenicus genome:
ATCAAAGTCATACGTGATACAGAACGGCGTACCGATCTCATCTTGACGGCGGTAACGTTTACCTATTGATCCTGTTTCGTCATAATCTACATTGAAGTCTTTAGCTAATGAGCTGAACACTTCAGTTGCTTCTTCAGATAGTTTCTTAGACAATGGCAGGATTGCCGCTTTATACGGCGCCAAAGCTGGGTGCAAATGCATGACCGTTCTGCTTGTGCCGTCTTCTAATTCCTCATCCTCATAAGCATCGATTAAGAACGCCAGCGTTACGCGGTCAGCACCTAGAGAAGGCTCGATGCAATACGGGATGTAGCGCTCGTTTGTCTCTTGATCGATATAGTTGAAATCTTCACCGGAGAACTCCATGTGACGCTTTAAGTCAAAGTCTGTACGGGATGCAACCCCCCAAAGTTCGCCCCATCCGAACGGGAACTTGTATTCAAAGTCAGTTGTCGCGTTAGAGTAGTGAGAAAGCTCATCTTCATTATGGTCGCGAAGACGAAGGTTTTCTTCTGTCATACCTAATGACTTAAGCCAGTTTTCAGCTGTATCTTTCCAATAGTTGAACCACTCGATCTCGCTTCCAGGCTTGCAGAAGAACTCAAGCTCCATTTGCTCAAACTCACGCGTACGGAATGTAAAGTTACCCGGCGTGATCTCGTTACGGAAACTCTTACCGATCTGTGCGATACCAAATGGAAGCTTTTTACGCATGGTGCGCTGAACATTTTTAAAGTTAACGAAAATCCCTTGTGCTGTTTCCGGACGCATGTAGATTTCGTTTGAACTTGATTCTGTTACACCTTGGTGAGTTTTGAACATCAAGTTGAACTGGCGGATGCTTGTAAAGTCGTGGCTTCCACACTCAGGACATGCAATGTTGTACTCTTTCACTAACTCTTCCATCTTCTCGAACGGA
This genomic interval carries:
- a CDS encoding glycine--tRNA ligase: MSKNMETITNHAKHRGFVFPGSEIYGGLANTWDYGPLGVELKNNVKKAWWKKFVQESPYNVGLDAAILMNPRTWEASGHIGNFNDPMMDCKNCKARHRADKLIEDAADQAGKEIIVDGLPFEKMEELVKEYNIACPECGSHDFTSIRQFNLMFKTHQGVTESSSNEIYMRPETAQGIFVNFKNVQRTMRKKLPFGIAQIGKSFRNEITPGNFTFRTREFEQMELEFFCKPGSEIEWFNYWKDTAENWLKSLGMTEENLRLRDHNEDELSHYSNATTDFEYKFPFGWGELWGVASRTDFDLKRHMEFSGEDFNYIDQETNERYIPYCIEPSLGADRVTLAFLIDAYEDEELEDGTSRTVMHLHPALAPYKAAILPLSKKLSEEATEVFSSLAKDFNVDYDETGSIGKRYRRQDEIGTPFCITYDFDSKEDGMVTVRDRDTMEQTRVKIADLKSFIEETVQF